DNA from Arthrobacter sp. SLBN-112:
CTTTTGGAGCGTGAGCGTGAAATCCCGCTGGACCTCCTGATCCCCACCATCGAGCAGGCGCTCCTGGTGGCCTACCACAAGTCACCCGGCGCCTTCGAGAAAGCGCGCGCCGAGCTGGACCGCAAGAGCGGCCACGTCACCATTTGGGCTGTGGAGATTGACGACGACGGTGCACCCATCGGTGAATTCGAGGACACCCCGGAAGGATTCGGCCGGATCGCCGCCAGCACCGCACGCCAGATCATCCTGCAGCGCCTGCGCGATGTTGAGGACGATAACGTCCTGGGCGAATTCAAGGGCCGCGAAGGCGAGTTGGTGTCCGGCACCATCCAGCAGGGCAACAACCCGCACATGATCCAGGTCAACCTCGGCTCGCTCGAGGCCCTCCTGCCGCCGCCCGAGCAGGTTCCCGGTGAGAAGTACATCCACGGCAACCGGCTGCGCGCCCTGGTCATCGACGTGCACCGAGGTACCAAGGGGCCGTCCGTCACGCTCTCCCGGTCCCATCCCGGCCTGGTCCGCAAGCTCTTCGAGCTCGAAGTACCCGAGATCGCCGACCACTCGGTGGAAATCGTTGCCCTGGCACGCGAAGCCGGCCACCGCACCAAGATTGCCGTCAAGGCGAACACTCCGGGGATCAACGCCAAGGGTGCCTGCATCGGTGAGATGGGCTCGCGCGTCCGCGCAGTGATGACCGAGTTGAACGACGAAAAGATCGACATCGTCGACTTCAGCGAAAACCCGGCCACCTTCATTGCCAGTGCACTGTCGCCGTCGCGCGTGAATTCGGTCACCATTACGGACGAGGCCACGCGTTCGGCCCGGGTGGTGGTCCCTGACTACCAGCTGTCCCTGGCCATCGGCAAGGAGGGCCAGAACGCCCGGCTGGCGGCGAAGCTGACCGGCTGGCGGATCGACATCGTCTCCGACGCCGCGGTGGCCCGCGACAAGTAAGGTCCCGGGAGGGGTGGCTTCCGCAACGCGGCAGCCACCCGGTTTCGGGCAGAACGGCCCAAAGGGGCTAGAATAGACAAGACCGCGCCTAACGGCCGGTAGCCGTGTGCCTTGGGCGTGCTCGTTTCCGTGACTGCGGAGGCGGTAAACCTGCGGCCAGCAGAATGAACGTCAGGACGATAACCGTGGCAGAAGTGCTTTCCACCGGAAATCAGCCTGAACGTACCTGCATCGGCTGCCGGAAGAAGGGCCCGCGGTCGCAGTTGCTCCGGCTCGTCGCCGAAGGCAGCGGGTCAACCGCTGTCCTGGTGGATGAACGACGCCGGATGTCTGGCCGGGGTGCATGGCTGCACCCCAGCGCATCGTGCCTGGCTCTGGCGGTCAAGCGGCGAGCATTCGGACGTGCCCTTCCGGGCGCAACCGAAACAGCCGCCGTCGAACACCGGATCACGCGAGGCCCGAACGTTTACGCCGCCCCGGTGGCTGCAACACCAACCGTCCAACCTGAAAGCGGGTCAGAAATCTGATGGAAACCCGATGAGTTCCCAGCGATGAGTGCGTAACGATGACAACTTTGTTGCGCTCTGCAATGGGCCCTTCCGCTGTATTCGCGGCTGGGGTCCGCAGTAAGAAGTAGACGGTTCGTGCCTGGCTCGGTGCGGACCGAGACAGGAGAAATGTGGCCAAGGTCCGCGTACATGAGCTCGCCAAAGAGCTCGGTATTACTTCCAAAGATGCAGTGACAAAACTGCAGGAACTGGGCGAATTTGTTCGCTCCGCCTCTTCCACCATTGAGGCCCCCGTTGTGCGTAAACTGCGCAACGCCTTCCCCGACGCCGCTGCCAAGTCAGCGGCACCGGCCGCAGCGCCCGCCGCTGCGCCCAAGGCACCTGCTCCCGCAGCAGAATCACGTCCTTCAGCACCGGCTCCCGGCCCTGCTGCGCCCAAGGCTCCGGCCCCCAAGGCGCAGGCACCGGCTCCCGCCGCACCCGCACAGGCAGAAGCACCGGCCGCGCCGGCTGCCGCGCCTGCCGCCCCTGCGGCTTCGTCCTCGGCTGCGCCCACCTCGGGTGCTCCGTCCACCGGCGCCAAGCCCGGTGCACGCCCGGCACCCAAGGCCGACACCCCGGCTCCGTCCACCCGTCCGGGTGGATCCGCACCGGGTGCGTCCGGACCCCGTCCCGGCGGCCCCCGTCCGGGTAACAACCCCTTCGCCACCTCGCAGGGTATGCCCCGCGGCCGCGGCGGAGACGGTGAACGCGCCCCGCGTCCGGGCAACAACCCCTTTGCCACCTCCCAGGGCATGCCCCGTCCCGGTGGCAGCCGTAACGACGGCGACCGCCCCGGTGGCCCCCGTCCCGCAGCCGGTGCCGGCGGACCCCGTCCGGGCGGGCCGCGTCCCGCAGCCGGTGCAGGTGGACCCCGTCCCGCGGCTGGTGCAGGCGGACCCCGTCCGGGTGCACCCCGCCCCGGAGGTCCCCGTCCTACTCCCGGCATGATGCCCAACCGCACTGAACGTCCCGCACCCGCAGGTGCAGGCCGTCCCGGTGGCGGCGGCCGCGGTCCCGGACGTCCCGGCGGCGCACCCGGAACCGGCGGTCCCGGTGCCGGCGGCGGAGCTCCCGCCGGTGGTGGCTTCGGCAAGGGCGGCCGCGGCCGCGGCGGCACCCAGGGTGCCTTCGGCAAGGGCGGCGCAGGCCGTGGCAAACAGCGCAAGTCCAAGCGCGCCAAGCGCCAGGAACTTGAGCAGATGAGTGCCCCGTCGCTGGGTGGCGTGAGCGTACCCCGCGGCGACGGCAACACCGTCATCCGGCTCCGCCGCGGCTCGTCCATCACGGACTTCGCCGACAAGATCGAGGCAAACCCCGCCGCACTGGTGACCGTGCTGTTCCACCTTGGTGAAATGGCCACGGCAACGCAGTCGCTGGACGAGGAGACCTTCGCCCTGCTGGGCGAGGAGCTGGGCTACAAGCTCCAGGTAGTGTCGCCGGAAGACGAGGAGCGCGAGCTGCTCTCCGGGTTCGACATTGACTTCGATGCCGAGCTGGAAGCCGAAGGCGACGAGCAACTCGAGGCACGTCCTCCGGTTGTCACCGTCATGGGCCACGTCGACCACGGTAAGACCCGCCTGCTCGATGCCATCCGCAAGTCCGACGTCATGGCTGGCGAGCACGGCGGCATCACGCAGCACATCGGTGCCTACCAGGTCACGCACAACCACGAAGGCGACGACCGCAAGATCACCTTCATCGATACCCCGGGCCACGAGGCGTTCACCGCCATGCGTGCCCGTGGTGCGAAGGTCACCGACATCGCCATCCTGGTGGTCGCAGCGGACGACGGCGTAATGCCGCAGACCGTTGAAGCGCTCAACCACGCCCAGGCGGCCAACGTGCCGATCGTCGTGGCAGTGAACAAGATCGACAAGGAAGGCGCCAACCCGGAGAAGGTCCGCGGCCAGCTGACCGAATACGGCCTGGTTCCCGAGGAATACGGTGGCGACACCATGTTCGTGGAGGTCTCTGCCCGCCAGAACCTCAACATCGACGAGCTGCTCGAGGCCGTCCTGCTCACCGCAGACGCAGCCCTGGACATGCGGGCCAACCCGAACAAGGACGCCCGCGGTATCGCGATCGAAGCCAACCTGGACAAGGGCCGCGGTGCCGTTGCCACCGTCCTGGTGCAGTCCGGTACGCTGCGCGTCGGCGACACCATCGTGGCAGGCACGGCCCACGGCCGCGTCCGTGCGATGTTCGACGACGACGGCAGCGCCCTGACCGAGGCCGGCCCGTCCCGCCCCGTCCAGGTGCTGGGTCTGTCCAACGTGCCGCGCGCCGGCGACACCTTCTTCGTAACCGCTGACGAGCGCACCGCCCGCCAGATCGCCGAGAAGCGCGAAGCCGCCGACCGCAACGCCGCCCTGGCCAAGCGCCGCAAGCGCATCAGCCTGGAAGACTTCGACCAGGCCGTCGCCGAAGGCAAGATCGACACCCTCAACCTCATCCTCAAGGGTGACGTGTCCGGTGCCGTGGAAGCCCTCGAAGACGCGCTGCTCAAGATCGATGTCGGGGAAGGCGTGCAGCTGCGCGTCATCCACCGCGGCGTGGGTGCCATCACGCAGAACGACGTCAACCTGGCAACGGTGGACTCCGCCGTCATCATCGGCTTCAACGTCAAGCCTGCCGAGCGGGTTGCCGAACTGGCAGACCGCGAAGGCGTGGACATGCGCTTCTACTCCGTCATCTACGCAGCAATCGATGACATCGAGGCAGCGCTCAAGGGCATGCTCAAGCCGGAATACGAAGAAGTCCAGCTCGGCACCGCCGAGGTCCGCGAAGTCTTCCGCTCCTCCAAGTTCGGAAACATCGCCGGCTCGATCGTCCGCTCCGGCATCATCCGCCGTAACACCAAGGCACGGATCAGCCGCGACGGCAAGGTCATTGGTGACAACCTCACCGTTGAGACGCTCAAGCGCTTCAAGGACGACGCCACCGAGGTCCGCACGGACTTCGAATGTGGTATCGGTCTTGGCTCGTACAACGACATCACCGAAGGCGACATCATCGAGACCTTCGAGATGCGTGAGAAGCCGCGCGTCTAAACCTTGATGCTCTACTGGTGCGGGGCCGTCGGGATTTTTCCGGCGGCCCCGCCCCTTCGCTGGGTGGCCAACGTCTTACGACGTCGGCCACCCAGCTTCGGCAGGCCCGATGCCACTCCCAGGCCGCCGGAAAAATCCCGACGGGAGTCCCGTCTTACACTCGCCTTAGGTGGGTGGCAAAAACGTAAACGTACGTATCGGCCCCCTCGGGCCGCCGTCGTGCGTCCCATATTTTTTAGGAGTTGTTCATGGCTGATCCGGCACGTGCTGCCAAGTTGGCGCAGCGGATTAAGGTTGTTGTTGCTGAGGCTCTGGGCCGGAAGGTCAAGGATCCCCGGCTGGAGGGCATCACTGTTACTGATGCCCGCGTGACCAATGATCTGCAGCACGCCACCGTTTATTACACCGTCTTCGGCGACCAGGCTGTCCAGGCTGATGCTGCCAAGGGACTTGAGAAGGCCAAGGGTGTGCTCCGGCAGGAAGTTGGCCGGAACATCACCGTCCGGCTGACTCCCACCCTTGAGTTCGTGGCTGACCAGATTCCGGTCAACGCCTCCAACCTGGAGGAACTGCTGCGCGAGGCCAAGAAGCGGGACGCCGAGGTTGCTGCCCTTGCCGCCAACGCCCGCCACGCCGGCGACGCGGACCCCTACAAGTCCGATGCCGCGGCCGACGTGGATATCGACGAGGACGACTTCGACGAAGAGGACCTGGACCCCGGCGACGACGAAGACCTCGACGAGGACGGCAACAAGTAGGCAGCTGGCGCTTGCCGGCATGACAACAGGACCCGGAGTCATCTCCGGGTCCTGTTGCATAGGTGCTGCCGCCTGTCAGCGGTCGACTTCGATGACCCTGCCTGCAGGCGTGGCCGCGGGAGCGTCCGGCGCTGAAGGGTCTTGCAGCCCCATCAGTGCATCCACCGTGGCGAAGACATCCCCATCCCTGTACTCAACATCGGCGGGCTGGTTCACGGCAAGGAAACGTGACCGCTCGGCATCGCCGGTGAACTTGAGGATTTCGCCACCAAACAGTGACGCCACGTAGACGTCCCCGTTGTCTGCCACGGCCAGCCCGGTGGGGCTCAGGATGTGGTCCGCCCAAACAGTCGTGTCACCGTTCCACGGATTCACCTTGAAGACGGCACCGCGCGGACCCATTTCCGGTCCTTCCGGGCCACCAGGCAAGGACGTGACGTACAGCCAGCCGTCCGGCCCTATTTCAACGTCGGTGGGAACGGGTTCGAAGGCGTACTTCTCGCCGACAACACATTCAGGTACCGGCACGGTGTGGCCCTGCATGTCGACGGGGATCTGAAGGCCGGCCGGGACCTTGGCTGGCCTTGGCGGCAGGACCGCCAGCGTCGAAATGGCGCCTGATGAAAGATTCACCTTGAGGATCGCGTTCATGCCGGCATCAGCCACATAGGCAGTATTGCCTTTGACTGCCAGGGCGTACGGGTGGGAATCCACCGCTCCTGTGTACCGGGCGGGCGGGAAGGCCGGCCAGTCCGCCAGGCACGTGTCACTGACATCTGGCTCGAAGCCGTAGTGCTGGTCACCGTCGGGGTTGTGCTTCCGTTCGTAGTCCGCGAAGTTGGCGATGGTGTCCACATGACCCTTGGAGTCAATGGACTTGAGGTAGCCCTGGAGAGCTGCAGGATCCCCCTGCCCGGCTCCGGTACTCTCCAGGAAATACGTCATGCCATCGTGGATATCCAGCCCGGCGACTTCCCAGCCCTTCTCCGCGGTATGGATGTCCTCGCGATCGCCGTCGTGCTCCACGCGGGTGAGGATGCCGGCGAAATCCTGGCTGACGCGGGCAGATTCACCACTGCCCACCGCGAGATGGAGGGGCGAAACGAGGCCGGTTGCCATGACCTCATAATCCGGGTTGTGGCTGGATGCGAAGGCCGGTGCGGCCTGCACCATGCTGGCGGCGGCCACACAGGCGATAAAGGTGAGTTGTCGTTTCATTGGGTACTCCGGGGTGCGAGATGCCCTTGCGGGCTGGATATGAAGCCTCCGCAGAGGCGAAATGATCCCCCGGCGCAAGCGTAGGCCCCTACCAGCGGGTAGTCGTTGGGGGCATCCCCCCTTTCTGGCCCCCTTTTCGTCCCCCAACGGGGCACCTGTGGCTAGGATCGTGCTATGACGTCCGCAGACCACGGCAACAGGGGCTTGCAGCACCCCGAATCTGCCCAGCATCCTGGGCAGGCTCAATACCTTGAACAGGCCGTGGAACTGGCCACGCGCAACGTCGCGGAAGGCGGCGGACCATTCGGTGCGGTGGTGGTCACGCCGGACGGACGCATCCATACCGGAGTCAACAGGGTGACCAGGGATAACGACCCCACCGCCCACGCGGAAGTGGTGGCCATCCGGGCGGCGGCCGCCGCTGCAGCCGATTTCGATCTCACCGGTTCGGTCCTCTACGCAAGCTGCGAGCCGTGCCCCATGTGCCTGGCGTCCGCCTTGTGGGCCAGGGTCGGCCGCGTCTACTACGCAGCGGACCGGCACGGGGCCGCGGCGGCAGGCTTCGATGACGCACTGTTCTACGACTACTTCAGTGGCGCGGCGCCAGAGCTGATGCCGGTCACCAAGGGTGACATCCCGACGTCGGACGTCCCCTTCCAGGCGTGGCGCGCCTTTGACAGCAGGAAGGAATATTAGCCATGGAACCCACACTCTTGAGCTGCCCGGCCTGCGGCAAGACCAACCGGGTTCCGGCCAGGGCTTCGGGCCACCCGCGCTGCGGCAACTGCAAGGCGGACCTGCCCTGGATCGTATCCGCAGGCGACAGCGACTTCGCGGCCGTGGCGGAGCAATCCCCGGTTCCGGTGCTGGTCGACTTCTGGGCCGCCTGGTGCGGACCCTGCCGCATGGTCAGCCCGGTCCTGGACAAGCTGGCCCGGGAACGGCCCGGGAAGATCAAGCTGGTGAAGGTGGATGTGGACACGTCTCCGGGCCTGTCGCAGCGGTTCGATGTGCAGGCCATTCCCACCTTGATGGTGCTCGTTGACGGAAAGGTGGCAGCGCGCCAGGCCGGCGCCGCACCCGCGCAGGTCCTCCGTTCCTGGCTCGACAAGGCCCTCGCCGGCGCCCGCAGCTAGCTAAGCTCGCAGCGCTCGAGGCCCAGCACCGGCCCCGCCGGTCTACGGCCGGGCGCCGGAAGCCGGGACAGCCCATCCAGCAGATCCTGTTTCCGGCCGCACAGCGCGATCCGGACCCACCCCTCGCCAATGGAGCCGAAAGCGGTCCCCGGAGCCAGCGCCACGCCGGAGTCTGCGAGGAAACGCCGAACCCAGGCCCGCACATCCCCGCCGCTCACATGGGACATATCAGCCCACAGGTAGAACGCGCCCTGCGCCGGAAGGTACCGGATCCCCTTCGCTGCCAGCACCGCAGAGGCGGCGTCCCGGTTCTCCCGGTAGTGCTGGTGGGCGTGCCGGACGTAGTCCTGCGGCCCGGTCAGCGCCGCCAGCGCCGCATACTGCGGCGCAGAGGCCACGCACGAGACGATCGATTCCATGACGTTGTCCATCTTCTGTTTGAGCCCTGGCGGGCAGACCAGGGCGCCGATGCGCAGCCCGGTCAGGCCGTAGGTCTTGGACAGTGTCAGCGACGTGAACACGCGCGCATCCGCCGCGGTGCCGCCGTCGAACCTTGCCGGGCTGACGTGGGGCACATCGTAGGTGAACGCCTCGTAGCACTCGTCCGAGACCACCCAGATGTCGTGCCGACGGGCCAAATCCATGAGTTCCCGGACCACTTCTTCACCCAGCACGGCGCCGAGCGGGTTGGAGGGGGAGTTGAGGACCAGCACCCGGGTGCGGCTGCTGATCAGCGCCTCCACATCGGCTACTAGCGGCTGGAAGCCGTGTTCGGGGTGCAGCGGATAGCCCACAGGGACGGCATTGAGCAGCCGGCTGGTCATGGCGAAGGTGGGGTAGCCCGGGTTGGGGATCAGGATTTCGTCCCCGGGGGAGAGCAGCAGGCTCATGGCGAAGTGCAGCCCCTGCTGCGCACCGGACACCACGTAAACGCGGTCAGCGCCGACGTCCACTCCCTGTTCTTCCCGGAACCTGGCAGCGAACGCTTCACGAAGGGCCGGGATCCCGGCGTTGGGCGTGTAGTTGGTTTCGTCGCGGTCCAGGCAGGCGATGCCTGCGTCCAGGACATGGCGGGGGAGCGGGAACCCCGGCTCCCCGATGCTCAGGACAATGGCACCGGGAGTACGCCACGCGGCCTCGGTGATCTCGCGGATCTGGTTGACGGGCACGTCGCGGACATGGGCGGCAAGCTCAGGCATGCCAGCCATCCTAACGGGCGGTGCGGGACTGCCGTGGAGCGTGCGGTACCGGACCCGGCGGGTGGGCAGACGGGCCTACCAGCGCCGATATACTGGGAGGCGTGCTTTCTGGACTGGTGATAGTGGACAAGCCGCAGGGATGGACCAGCCATGATGTGGTTGGCCGGATGCGGCGCCTCGCAGGGACCCGGAAAGTGGGGCACGCAGGAACCCTGGACCCGATGGCCACCGGCGTGCTGGTGGTCGGCATCAACAAGGCCACGCGGCTGCTGACCTACATCGTGGGCACCTCCAAGACCTACACCGCCACCATCCGGCTGGGCCAGTCCACCGTCACCGATGACGCGGAAGGGGAAGTCACCGCCACGGCCGGCACGTCCGGCGTCAGCGAGCAGGCAATTTACGACGGCGTCGCGGCCCTCACGGGCGACATCCAGCAGGTGCCCAGCAGCGTCAGCGCCATCAAGGTGAACGGCGAACGCGCCTACGCCCGCGTGCGGTCGGGCGAGGACGTGAAGCTTGCCGCACGCCCCGTCACCATCCACCGTTTCGAGGTACACGCCATTCGGTGGGACACGGAAGCGGATGTGGTTGACCTCGACGTCACCGTCGAGTGCTCCTCGGGCACGTACATCCGTGCCCTGGCCCGGGACCTTGGCAATGCCCTCGGCGTCGGAGGACACCTCACCGCCCTCCGCAGGACCCACGTGGGCCCCTATTCCCTCGATCAGGCGCGCACTCTTGAACAGCTGGCCGAGGAGCTCAACGTCCTGGAAATGTCGCAGGCTGCCCGCGCGCTGATGCCCAACCGCGAACTCAGCGCCGAGGAAACCACGGAAATTTCCTTCGGGCGGCGCATTGCTGCCGGGGCCGCTCCCGGCGCTCCCGGCGCTGCCACCCCCGAACATCCCGCCGCTGCCTTCGCCCCCGACGGAAACCTGGTGGCCCTTCTGGCCGACGCCGGCAGCTACGCCAAGCCGGTGCTCGTCTTCGCCCCCGGCTCCGGCGCTGCCGCAACCGCCGCCGCGGAGGCCTAAAGCGTGGACGCATATTTTTGGATCATCCTTGTCGTCGGCCTGGTGTCCACGCTGGCATGCCTGGGTGCCGGAATCATGAAGAAGGCGCCCAACGATGCCACCATCCTCTCCGTCATGGCCGTGGAAGCAGCGCTGGTGGTGTACCTGGTGGGTTCCATCGTCCGGGTCATCGCCGGCGAACCCATTGCCGGCGAGGCGTGGGAGTTCTGGGGCTACATGGCCACCGCCATGCTCCTGCCCCCGGCCGCGGTCTACTGGTCCGTCCTGGAGCGCACACGGTGGAGCAACTTTGTCCTGGCCGCAGTCGGCGTCACGGCACTGGTCATGGCTGCCCGAATGAACCAGATCTGGTACTGAAGTGGAAGAAGCAGCAGGAATGAAAGACAAGCAGGCCCGGGCGGCCACCGGCGAGGCACCCGTCCGCAATACCCGCAACACCGGCCCCGGCCGCCTCCTGATCGCCGTGTACGGGGTCTTCGCCATCTCGGCCACCGCCCGTGCCGGCTACCAGATCCTCACCAAGTTCTCCGAAGCTCCACTGGCCTACCTGCTCTCGGCCTTCGCCGCACTGGTCTACGTGGTGGCCACAGTGTCGCTGGCCAAGGCCGGAACCACCTGGTTCAAGGTCTCCGTTGCCGCAGTGCTGGTTGAACTGTTGGGTGTCCTGGTGGTGGGGACCCTGAGCATCCTGGACTCCGTGCAGTTCCCGCACGAGACGGTGTGGTCCCTGTTTGGCCGAGGCTATGGCTTTATCCCGCTGTTGCTGCCCATCCTCGGGCTGGTATGGCTGTACCGGCGCCGGCCCTCCGCGGCGCGTGCAACAGCGGCCAAAGCTGCGCAGTGAATCCGGGTAATCTTGAAGAGTTCCGCGGCCGGCATGGTTCCGGAACGACGATGCAGGCAGCTTAAGGCGAGGGTGATGGTTTACATCTGGAACGATCCGTCCGATGTCCCGGCGGATTTCGGCCCATCCGTTGTCACGTTCGGCAACTTTGACGGCGTCCACCGCGGCCACCAGCAGGTGCTGTCCCAGCTGATCCGTTCGGCCCGCCTCTCCCATGCCAAGGCCGTTGCCGTGACGTTCGACCCCCACCCCGCGCTTATCCACCGTCCCGAGGCCGCCCCGGAGCTGATCATGGGCCTGGACGACAAGCTGGAGGCGCTGGGCGAACTGGGACTGGACGCCATCCTGGTGGTCAAGTACTCGCTGGACCTCGCCAGCCTCACGGCGGAGGAATTCGTGGAGCAGTACCTGGTGGACTGCCTCCATGCCAGCCATGTGGTCATCGGCCACGACGCCCGTTTCGGACGGGGCAACTCCGGCGACCTGGACACCATGAAGGCGCTGGGCGACAAGTTCGGCTTCGACGTCCAGGTCATCAGCGAGTTCGGTGCCGAGGGCTACCCCCTGCATGACGACGACGGCACGGACCGGCGCTGTTCCTCCACCTGGGTGCGTGAGGCCCTGCAGGATGGCGACGTGGCCACCGCTGCCTCCGTCCTGGGGCGCCCGCACAGGATGCGAGGCGAGGTGGTCCATGGTGCCGCCCGCGGCCGGGCCCTCGGGTTCCCCACGGCAAACCTCTCTTCGAATGCCTCAGGGCTGATTCCCGCGGACGGCATCTATGCCGGCTGGCTGGTGGACCAGGCCGGCACGCGGTGGCCGGCAGCGATCTCGGTAGGGTCCAATCCCACGTTCGACGGAGTGAGCCGCCAGGTTGAGGCGCACGTGATCGACAGGCCCAAGGAAGCCGTGGAGGACTTTGATCTGTACGGCCAGACAGTGATTGTTGAATTCGTGGCGCGGCTTCGCGGCATGGTGGCCTATCGTGGCCCTGAAGCCCTGGTGGAACAAATGCGGCTGGATGTGGCCCAGGCCCACCAGCTCCTCAGCGGCCGCTGATTCCAGCATCCGCCGGAGTCTCAGCAACCGGGTGAGCACCAACGAAAGGCAGTACGTGTCCGTCGAGAAGAACACCCGCAAGCTGGATAAGGGGATCGTCCGTGACTTCAGCTCACGGATGAGCTACGCCTCCTACCTGCAGCTTCCCACCCTGCTCAGTGCGCAGCAGCCGGTGAGCGAGCCCGAACACCACGATGAGTTGCTTTTCATCATCCAGCACCAGACCACGGAACTGTGGCTGAAGCTGGTCCTGCATGAACTGCGCAGCGCGGCCGCATGGCTCCGTGAGGACGACCTGGGCTCGGCGCTCAAGGGCATCGCACGGGTCAAGCACATCCAGAAGACCCTCACTGAGCAGTGGTCCGTCCTGGCGACCCTGACACCCACGGAGTATTCGCAGTTTCGGGGCTTCCTGGGCAACTCGTCAGGGTTCCAGTCCGCCCAGTACCGCGCGGTCGAATTCGTCCTGGGCAACAAGAACCGCAAGATGCTTCCCGTCTTCGAATCCGACCCCGAGGCCCACGCCATGCTGGAGGAACTGCTTGCCGCACCGAGCATCTACGACGAGTTCCTGGCCTACCTGTCCCGCCGGGGTTTCGATGTTCCACGTTCGGTCCTGGACCGGGATGTGACCCGGGCGCACGAGTTCGCCCCGGAACTGGTCCCGCTCTTCAAGTACATCTATGAGAACGCGGCGGACAACTGGGCGGCCTACGAGGCGTGCGAGGAGTTGGTGGACCTGGAGGACAACTTCCAGCTCTGGCGGTTCCGGCACCTGCGCACCGTCCAGCGGACCATCGGCATGAAGACCGGCACCGGCGGGTCCAGCGGTGCCGCCTTCCTGCAGAAGGCCCTGGAACTGACGTTCTTCCCGGAACTATTCGCTGTCAGGACGGAGATCGGCCAATGAGCATCCACCAGGAAAACCCCACCGACGTGGCCACCGAAAAGCTCCGCCGGCGGGCCGAGGAGCTGGACCGCCGGGACGCCCTGGCGCACTGCCGGGACCACTTCATCGGCACG
Protein-coding regions in this window:
- the nusA gene encoding transcription termination factor NusA, giving the protein MDIDMSALRLLEREREIPLDLLIPTIEQALLVAYHKSPGAFEKARAELDRKSGHVTIWAVEIDDDGAPIGEFEDTPEGFGRIAASTARQIILQRLRDVEDDNVLGEFKGREGELVSGTIQQGNNPHMIQVNLGSLEALLPPPEQVPGEKYIHGNRLRALVIDVHRGTKGPSVTLSRSHPGLVRKLFELEVPEIADHSVEIVALAREAGHRTKIAVKANTPGINAKGACIGEMGSRVRAVMTELNDEKIDIVDFSENPATFIASALSPSRVNSVTITDEATRSARVVVPDYQLSLAIGKEGQNARLAAKLTGWRIDIVSDAAVARDK
- a CDS encoding YlxR family protein, translating into MNVRTITVAEVLSTGNQPERTCIGCRKKGPRSQLLRLVAEGSGSTAVLVDERRRMSGRGAWLHPSASCLALAVKRRAFGRALPGATETAAVEHRITRGPNVYAAPVAATPTVQPESGSEI
- the infB gene encoding translation initiation factor IF-2 — its product is MAKVRVHELAKELGITSKDAVTKLQELGEFVRSASSTIEAPVVRKLRNAFPDAAAKSAAPAAAPAAAPKAPAPAAESRPSAPAPGPAAPKAPAPKAQAPAPAAPAQAEAPAAPAAAPAAPAASSSAAPTSGAPSTGAKPGARPAPKADTPAPSTRPGGSAPGASGPRPGGPRPGNNPFATSQGMPRGRGGDGERAPRPGNNPFATSQGMPRPGGSRNDGDRPGGPRPAAGAGGPRPGGPRPAAGAGGPRPAAGAGGPRPGAPRPGGPRPTPGMMPNRTERPAPAGAGRPGGGGRGPGRPGGAPGTGGPGAGGGAPAGGGFGKGGRGRGGTQGAFGKGGAGRGKQRKSKRAKRQELEQMSAPSLGGVSVPRGDGNTVIRLRRGSSITDFADKIEANPAALVTVLFHLGEMATATQSLDEETFALLGEELGYKLQVVSPEDEERELLSGFDIDFDAELEAEGDEQLEARPPVVTVMGHVDHGKTRLLDAIRKSDVMAGEHGGITQHIGAYQVTHNHEGDDRKITFIDTPGHEAFTAMRARGAKVTDIAILVVAADDGVMPQTVEALNHAQAANVPIVVAVNKIDKEGANPEKVRGQLTEYGLVPEEYGGDTMFVEVSARQNLNIDELLEAVLLTADAALDMRANPNKDARGIAIEANLDKGRGAVATVLVQSGTLRVGDTIVAGTAHGRVRAMFDDDGSALTEAGPSRPVQVLGLSNVPRAGDTFFVTADERTARQIAEKREAADRNAALAKRRKRISLEDFDQAVAEGKIDTLNLILKGDVSGAVEALEDALLKIDVGEGVQLRVIHRGVGAITQNDVNLATVDSAVIIGFNVKPAERVAELADREGVDMRFYSVIYAAIDDIEAALKGMLKPEYEEVQLGTAEVREVFRSSKFGNIAGSIVRSGIIRRNTKARISRDGKVIGDNLTVETLKRFKDDATEVRTDFECGIGLGSYNDITEGDIIETFEMREKPRV
- the rbfA gene encoding 30S ribosome-binding factor RbfA produces the protein MADPARAAKLAQRIKVVVAEALGRKVKDPRLEGITVTDARVTNDLQHATVYYTVFGDQAVQADAAKGLEKAKGVLRQEVGRNITVRLTPTLEFVADQIPVNASNLEELLREAKKRDAEVAALAANARHAGDADPYKSDAAADVDIDEDDFDEEDLDPGDDEDLDEDGNK
- a CDS encoding ScyD/ScyE family protein, with the protein product MKRQLTFIACVAAASMVQAAPAFASSHNPDYEVMATGLVSPLHLAVGSGESARVSQDFAGILTRVEHDGDREDIHTAEKGWEVAGLDIHDGMTYFLESTGAGQGDPAALQGYLKSIDSKGHVDTIANFADYERKHNPDGDQHYGFEPDVSDTCLADWPAFPPARYTGAVDSHPYALAVKGNTAYVADAGMNAILKVNLSSGAISTLAVLPPRPAKVPAGLQIPVDMQGHTVPVPECVVGEKYAFEPVPTDVEIGPDGWLYVTSLPGGPEGPEMGPRGAVFKVNPWNGDTTVWADHILSPTGLAVADNGDVYVASLFGGEILKFTGDAERSRFLAVNQPADVEYRDGDVFATVDALMGLQDPSAPDAPAATPAGRVIEVDR
- a CDS encoding nucleoside deaminase, whose protein sequence is MTSADHGNRGLQHPESAQHPGQAQYLEQAVELATRNVAEGGGPFGAVVVTPDGRIHTGVNRVTRDNDPTAHAEVVAIRAAAAAAADFDLTGSVLYASCEPCPMCLASALWARVGRVYYAADRHGAAAAGFDDALFYDYFSGAAPELMPVTKGDIPTSDVPFQAWRAFDSRKEY
- the trxA gene encoding thioredoxin, coding for MEPTLLSCPACGKTNRVPARASGHPRCGNCKADLPWIVSAGDSDFAAVAEQSPVPVLVDFWAAWCGPCRMVSPVLDKLARERPGKIKLVKVDVDTSPGLSQRFDVQAIPTLMVLVDGKVAARQAGAAPAQVLRSWLDKALAGARS
- a CDS encoding pyridoxal phosphate-dependent aminotransferase, which gives rise to MPELAAHVRDVPVNQIREITEAAWRTPGAIVLSIGEPGFPLPRHVLDAGIACLDRDETNYTPNAGIPALREAFAARFREEQGVDVGADRVYVVSGAQQGLHFAMSLLLSPGDEILIPNPGYPTFAMTSRLLNAVPVGYPLHPEHGFQPLVADVEALISSRTRVLVLNSPSNPLGAVLGEEVVRELMDLARRHDIWVVSDECYEAFTYDVPHVSPARFDGGTAADARVFTSLTLSKTYGLTGLRIGALVCPPGLKQKMDNVMESIVSCVASAPQYAALAALTGPQDYVRHAHQHYRENRDAASAVLAAKGIRYLPAQGAFYLWADMSHVSGGDVRAWVRRFLADSGVALAPGTAFGSIGEGWVRIALCGRKQDLLDGLSRLPAPGRRPAGPVLGLERCELS